A stretch of Leucobacter aridicollis DNA encodes these proteins:
- a CDS encoding phage holin family protein: MRFLLNLLAQIALAAVALVVIHFALPGVTLHLAGFFIALGVFTIAYAILRPLVRKLAQRYAEPLTGGVGLIATLLALWIATLFKGGIVISGVQAWLLAPAIVWIITALGGWIVGKFVIDRSLEKRDLARKIAHSKK; this comes from the coding sequence ATGCGTTTTCTCCTCAACCTCCTCGCGCAGATCGCACTCGCGGCCGTCGCCCTCGTCGTGATCCACTTCGCGCTGCCCGGCGTCACCCTCCACCTCGCCGGCTTCTTCATCGCCCTGGGGGTGTTCACGATCGCGTACGCGATCCTTCGCCCGCTCGTCAGGAAGCTCGCGCAGCGCTACGCGGAGCCACTGACCGGGGGAGTCGGCCTCATCGCGACGCTGCTCGCGCTGTGGATCGCGACCCTCTTCAAGGGGGGCATTGTCATCTCGGGCGTGCAGGCCTGGCTGCTTGCGCCAGCGATCGTGTGGATCATCACCGCGCTCGGCGGCTGGATCGTCGGCAAGTTCGTGATCGACCGCTCGCTCGAGAAGCGCGATCTGGCGCGGAAGATCGCCCATTCCAAGAAGTAG
- a CDS encoding 3-isopropylmalate dehydrogenase, which produces MTRTIKLAVIPGDGIGPEVIEQANRVIDAVVAGGDITIERTEFKLGAERFLETGDTLPEIEQAAIASHDAILFGAVGGVPGDERLRSANIERGLLLKLRFDFEHYANVRPCVLFPGVESTLADPGTVDFVVVREGTEGPYVGNGGRLRPGTPAEVATEVSVNTAFGIERVVRYAFETAMARPRKKLTWVHKTNVLVHAGATWQGVVEAVRAEYPEIAVDYMHVDAATIHMVQNPAQFDVLVTDNLFGDILTDLAGAIGGGIGLAASGNINPDGTFPSMFEPVHGSAPDIAGQQKADPTAAILSAGLMLDHLGLDAEAERLRAAVRADRAAAGAQVRSTAEVGDAIIAQIPARA; this is translated from the coding sequence GTGACCCGCACGATCAAGCTTGCAGTGATTCCAGGCGACGGTATTGGGCCGGAGGTGATCGAGCAGGCGAACCGCGTCATCGACGCTGTCGTTGCTGGGGGCGACATTACGATTGAGCGGACCGAGTTTAAGCTCGGCGCCGAGCGCTTCCTCGAGACCGGCGACACGCTGCCCGAGATCGAGCAGGCCGCGATTGCGAGCCACGACGCGATCCTCTTTGGCGCGGTTGGCGGCGTGCCCGGCGACGAGCGGCTCCGCTCCGCGAACATCGAGCGCGGCCTGCTGCTGAAGCTTCGCTTCGACTTCGAGCACTACGCGAACGTGCGCCCGTGCGTGCTGTTCCCGGGCGTCGAATCGACGCTCGCAGACCCCGGCACCGTCGACTTCGTCGTCGTGCGCGAGGGGACCGAGGGGCCGTACGTCGGCAACGGCGGTCGCCTGCGCCCCGGGACCCCCGCCGAGGTCGCGACCGAGGTGTCGGTGAACACCGCGTTCGGCATCGAACGGGTCGTGCGCTACGCCTTCGAGACCGCCATGGCGCGTCCGCGCAAGAAGCTCACCTGGGTGCACAAGACCAACGTGCTCGTGCACGCCGGCGCGACCTGGCAGGGCGTCGTCGAGGCCGTGCGCGCGGAGTACCCGGAAATCGCCGTAGACTATATGCACGTCGACGCGGCAACGATCCACATGGTGCAAAACCCAGCACAGTTCGACGTGTTGGTCACTGACAACCTCTTTGGCGACATCCTCACCGACCTTGCGGGCGCCATCGGCGGCGGCATCGGTCTCGCGGCGTCAGGCAACATCAATCCCGACGGCACCTTCCCGAGCATGTTCGAGCCGGTGCACGGCTCCGCACCGGACATCGCCGGGCAGCAGAAGGCCGACCCAACGGCGGCCATTCTCTCTGCAGGGCTCATGCTCGACCACCTCGGGCTCGACGCCGAGGCGGAGCGCCTGCGTGCGGCTGTCCGCGCCGATCGCGCGGCAGCGGGTGCGCAGGTCCGCTCGACGGCCGAGGTCGGCGACGCGATCATCGCGCAGATTCCGGCCCGCGCATAG
- a CDS encoding branched-chain amino acid aminotransferase, producing MTDSTFTLTEAERLPAAEREAILADPGFGDHFTDHMISIVWTQADGWHDAQVLPYGPIAMDPASSVLHYGQEIFEGMKAYRRADDSIVIFRPEENARRLNESAVRLALPELPVELFVEATKRLVEIDADWVPRGADQSLYLRPFMIADESFLGVRAAQRARFMVIASPAGPYFTGGVKPVSIWLSQDFARAGHGGTGAAKCGGNYAASLLPQNVAAENGCQQVLFTDAGDPDVIDELGGMNLFLVRDDKTLLTPALNGNILPGITRKSLIQLAKDRGYAVEERAVTVTEWREGVANGSIVEAFACGTAAVITPIGQLKSPDFTIDFGDAAPGELTLSLREELTGIQYGTHEDRHSWLTEIPSASVAA from the coding sequence ATGACTGACTCCACCTTCACTCTCACCGAGGCGGAACGCCTCCCCGCAGCGGAGCGCGAGGCGATCCTCGCTGATCCCGGCTTCGGCGATCACTTCACCGACCACATGATCTCGATCGTCTGGACGCAGGCGGACGGCTGGCACGACGCGCAGGTCCTGCCGTACGGCCCGATCGCGATGGATCCGGCGTCGTCCGTGCTGCACTACGGCCAGGAGATTTTCGAGGGGATGAAGGCGTACCGTCGCGCCGACGACTCCATCGTGATCTTCCGCCCCGAGGAGAACGCGCGCCGCCTGAACGAATCTGCCGTGCGGCTCGCCCTGCCCGAGCTTCCGGTCGAGCTGTTCGTCGAGGCGACCAAGCGGCTCGTCGAGATCGACGCCGACTGGGTACCGCGCGGCGCCGACCAGTCGCTCTACCTGCGTCCGTTCATGATCGCCGACGAGAGCTTCCTCGGCGTCCGCGCAGCGCAGCGCGCCCGCTTCATGGTCATCGCGAGCCCCGCCGGGCCGTACTTCACGGGTGGCGTGAAGCCCGTCTCGATCTGGCTGTCGCAGGACTTCGCACGCGCCGGCCACGGCGGAACGGGCGCCGCGAAGTGCGGCGGCAACTACGCCGCGTCGCTGCTTCCGCAGAACGTGGCGGCCGAGAACGGCTGCCAGCAGGTGCTGTTCACCGACGCAGGCGACCCCGACGTGATCGACGAGCTCGGCGGCATGAACCTCTTCCTCGTCCGCGATGACAAGACGCTGCTCACGCCCGCGCTCAACGGGAACATCCTTCCCGGGATCACGCGGAAGAGCCTCATCCAGCTCGCGAAGGATCGCGGCTACGCGGTCGAGGAGCGCGCGGTCACGGTTACGGAGTGGCGCGAAGGCGTCGCGAATGGTTCCATCGTCGAGGCGTTTGCCTGCGGCACCGCCGCCGTGATTACGCCGATCGGGCAGCTGAAGTCGCCCGACTTCACCATCGACTTTGGTGACGCGGCGCCGGGCGAGCTCACGCTGTCGCTGCGTGAGGAGCTCACAGGGATCCAGTACGGCACCCATGAGGATCGCCACAGCTGGCTCACCGAGATCCCGTCCGCCAGCGTCGCCGCGTAG
- a CDS encoding fumarylacetoacetate hydrolase family protein → MKIARFEADGEISFGILDPAEDGTGVELVELVGDPIVAGYDTTGKRFKFEDVRLLAPVIPRSKIVCVGKNYADHIEEMKDVTGGDAPAEPLLFLKPNTSVIGPGGTIVRPAISDRVEHEGELAMVIGAIAKDVPEDRALEYVFGFTCANDVSARDIQIADGQWTRGKGFDTFCPLGPVIETDPDLADARVTTRVNGETRQDGTTSQLIFSLARIVAHASQAFTLLPGDVILTGTPAGVGLLEPGDAVEVEVEGIGILRNTVA, encoded by the coding sequence GTGAAGATCGCACGTTTCGAGGCCGACGGGGAGATCTCGTTCGGAATCCTCGACCCCGCAGAGGACGGCACCGGCGTTGAGCTCGTCGAGCTCGTCGGAGACCCGATCGTGGCGGGCTACGACACGACGGGCAAGCGCTTCAAGTTCGAGGACGTGCGGTTGCTCGCCCCCGTGATCCCGCGCTCGAAGATCGTCTGCGTCGGCAAGAACTATGCCGACCACATCGAGGAGATGAAGGACGTCACGGGCGGCGATGCGCCAGCGGAGCCGCTGCTGTTCCTGAAGCCGAACACCTCGGTGATCGGCCCGGGCGGCACGATTGTGCGGCCCGCCATCTCGGATCGCGTCGAGCACGAGGGCGAGCTTGCGATGGTGATCGGTGCGATCGCGAAGGACGTCCCTGAGGATCGCGCGCTCGAGTACGTCTTCGGCTTCACCTGCGCGAACGACGTCTCCGCCCGCGACATTCAGATCGCTGACGGCCAGTGGACGCGCGGCAAGGGGTTCGACACGTTCTGCCCGCTCGGGCCGGTCATCGAGACCGATCCTGACCTCGCGGACGCGCGCGTCACGACCCGCGTGAACGGCGAGACGCGGCAGGACGGCACCACCTCGCAGCTCATCTTCTCGCTCGCCCGGATCGTCGCGCACGCGTCGCAGGCGTTTACGCTGCTGCCGGGCGACGTGATCCTCACCGGTACACCCGCGGGCGTCGGGCTGCTTGAGCCCGGCGACGCCGTCGAGGTCGAGGTCGAGGGCATCGGGATCCTGCGCAACACCGTCGCGTAG
- the rlmN gene encoding 23S rRNA (adenine(2503)-C(2))-methyltransferase RlmN: MDPNKLNHTPPTGESKLIKTRPNTGGLARRPQVRPKTEGWTQLTNPDGRPTLQFASPRVKQPATHLADMTLEEREAKVVEMGLPKFRAKQLSVHYFEHRTTSPEEMTDLPKDRREELAEAFFPPLLSEVKKLVTDDGNTVKFLWRLFDGALVESVLMRYPGRITLCVSSQCGCGMNCPFCATGQAGLTRNMSTAEILDQVVQANRFIAEGGLGHKRRAGNGAEPERVNNIVFMGMGEPLANYKRVMNAVRRMVAPSPEGLGMSARGITVSTVGLAPAIRKLADEDIPVTFALSLHAPDDKLRDELIPVNSRWKVDEVLDAAYAYYEKTGRRVSIEYALIKDMNDHAWRADLLADRLNQRGRGWVHVNPIPLNPTPGSIWTSSTKEVTREFVDRLNAAGVVTTLRDTRGKEIDGACGQLVATEQDRADAEAFATS, from the coding sequence ATGGATCCGAACAAGCTCAACCACACACCGCCCACCGGCGAGTCCAAGCTCATCAAGACTCGCCCGAACACTGGCGGCCTTGCTCGGCGTCCGCAGGTGCGTCCGAAGACCGAGGGGTGGACGCAGCTCACGAATCCCGATGGGCGCCCGACGCTGCAGTTCGCATCCCCGCGCGTCAAGCAGCCCGCGACGCACCTCGCCGATATGACGCTCGAGGAGCGCGAAGCGAAGGTCGTCGAGATGGGGCTGCCGAAGTTCCGTGCGAAGCAGCTCTCGGTGCACTACTTCGAGCACCGCACCACGTCTCCCGAGGAGATGACCGACCTGCCGAAGGACCGGCGCGAGGAGCTTGCGGAGGCATTCTTCCCGCCGCTTCTGAGCGAGGTCAAGAAGCTCGTGACCGACGACGGCAACACGGTCAAGTTCCTGTGGCGGTTGTTTGACGGCGCGCTCGTTGAGTCAGTGCTTATGCGGTACCCGGGCCGGATCACGCTCTGCGTGTCGAGCCAGTGCGGCTGCGGCATGAACTGCCCGTTCTGTGCGACGGGCCAGGCGGGCCTCACGCGCAACATGTCGACCGCCGAGATTCTCGATCAGGTCGTCCAGGCGAACCGCTTTATCGCGGAGGGCGGGCTGGGGCACAAGCGCCGCGCCGGCAACGGTGCGGAGCCCGAGCGCGTGAACAACATCGTGTTCATGGGCATGGGGGAGCCCCTCGCGAACTACAAGCGTGTGATGAACGCCGTTCGCCGCATGGTCGCGCCGTCGCCTGAGGGCCTCGGGATGAGCGCCCGCGGCATCACGGTCTCGACCGTTGGACTCGCCCCGGCGATCCGCAAGCTTGCCGACGAGGACATCCCGGTGACGTTTGCCCTGTCACTGCACGCGCCCGACGACAAGCTGCGCGACGAGCTCATCCCGGTGAACAGCCGCTGGAAGGTCGACGAGGTGCTCGACGCCGCGTACGCCTACTACGAGAAGACTGGTCGCCGTGTCTCGATCGAGTACGCGCTCATCAAGGACATGAACGACCACGCCTGGCGCGCGGACCTCCTCGCAGATCGCCTGAACCAGCGCGGCCGCGGCTGGGTCCACGTGAACCCGATTCCACTGAACCCGACGCCGGGCTCCATCTGGACGTCTTCGACCAAGGAAGTCACGCGCGAGTTCGTCGACAGGCTCAATGCTGCCGGTGTTGTCACGACCCTGCGCGACACCCGCGGCAAGGAGATCGACGGCGCGTGCGGCCAGCTCGTCGCGACCGAACAGGACCGCGCGGACGCCGAGGCGTTCGCGACCTCCTGA
- a CDS encoding aminotransferase class V-fold PLP-dependent enzyme: protein MTTSAATQPSTHDFSSHFPAVRGYLSACTGGLPTHGTTRAGHAFYDDWSRGAIDARAIGEAAERVRGLYAQLAGVPASRVALGSQASQLVSIVATGVPDGGEVLCPAGDFASLTHPFEQLASRGVTVRYAPAATLAEAITPATSLVAFSLVQSVTGEVADHAAIVQAAAKVGAKTCVDLTQSLGWLPVGAAEFDYTVCHAYKWLCSPRGTAFLTVREGLDETLTPLAAGWCSADDVWSSCYAGNTPLAAGTGRFDLSPLWPLIGGTEEALKVIVSLDAAAVHDHAVGLANAAREMLGMPAGNSAIVTWPDPEGADLAAMQAAGLVASGRAGNARVSFHLWNTVEDVELLARALGR, encoded by the coding sequence ATGACCACCTCAGCGGCGACGCAGCCCTCGACACACGACTTCTCGAGCCATTTCCCAGCGGTACGCGGCTACCTCTCGGCGTGCACGGGTGGCCTGCCAACGCACGGCACCACCCGGGCCGGCCACGCGTTCTACGATGACTGGTCGCGTGGCGCGATCGACGCCCGCGCCATCGGCGAAGCGGCAGAGCGGGTGCGCGGCCTGTACGCGCAACTCGCCGGCGTCCCCGCCTCGCGCGTGGCGTTGGGGTCGCAGGCGTCGCAGCTCGTCTCTATCGTCGCGACGGGGGTGCCCGACGGTGGTGAGGTGCTCTGCCCAGCCGGTGACTTCGCTTCCCTCACGCACCCCTTCGAACAGCTCGCGTCGCGCGGCGTGACCGTCCGGTACGCCCCGGCCGCGACGCTCGCCGAGGCCATCACACCGGCCACGTCACTGGTGGCGTTCTCACTGGTGCAGTCCGTAACGGGCGAGGTCGCTGACCATGCGGCGATCGTGCAGGCCGCCGCCAAAGTCGGCGCCAAGACCTGTGTCGACCTCACGCAGTCGCTCGGCTGGCTTCCGGTCGGCGCGGCCGAATTCGACTACACGGTCTGCCACGCCTACAAGTGGCTGTGCTCGCCGAGGGGCACCGCGTTCCTCACCGTGCGCGAGGGGCTAGATGAGACCCTCACGCCGCTCGCGGCAGGCTGGTGCTCGGCGGACGACGTGTGGAGTTCGTGCTACGCGGGCAACACTCCCCTCGCCGCCGGGACCGGCAGGTTCGACCTCTCACCGCTGTGGCCGCTCATCGGGGGCACCGAAGAGGCGCTCAAGGTGATCGTGTCGCTCGACGCCGCAGCCGTGCACGACCACGCCGTGGGCCTCGCGAACGCTGCTCGCGAGATGCTCGGGATGCCAGCCGGAAACTCCGCGATCGTCACCTGGCCCGACCCCGAGGGCGCCGACCTCGCCGCAATGCAGGCCGCCGGACTCGTCGCCTCGGGTCGCGCGGGAAACGCGAGGGTGTCGTTCCACCTCTGGAATACCGTCGAAGACGTGGAGCTGCTGGCGCGGGCGCTCGGCCGCTAG
- a CDS encoding LysR family transcriptional regulator yields MNATRPADPLGSIDSTELRILHTLSVTGSLTATAAALGLSQPAVSQRIKRVETRLAVPLIERFGRGIRLTTAGNILADHGRTVVSEIDAALAAIDDLRGERAGTLRLVGFPSASATIVPAIMRKLAVEAPEVALQYREAEPPEATEMLRDGEVDCALIFDYEGAAELPAGSAFFPLWEEEVQLVVSESRAAELVGAGSADAPAKLAEFAGDHWIAGCEKCRGHLLAASRDAGFDPEIIQETDNVPAMLAMAAAGGAVALVPGLALAAARTLPDEAVLVELDPQRHRTIGLIAMATANESPQVRLARRLLASIDGTCWGLTPVGQ; encoded by the coding sequence GTGAACGCCACCCGACCCGCCGATCCGCTCGGCTCCATCGACTCGACCGAGCTGCGCATCCTGCATACCCTGTCGGTGACAGGCTCACTCACCGCGACCGCCGCGGCGCTCGGCCTGAGCCAGCCCGCCGTGAGCCAGCGCATCAAGCGCGTCGAGACCCGCCTGGCCGTTCCGCTCATCGAGCGCTTCGGCCGCGGGATCCGGCTCACGACCGCCGGCAACATCCTCGCCGATCACGGCCGCACCGTCGTCAGTGAGATCGATGCAGCCCTCGCCGCGATCGACGATCTACGCGGGGAGCGCGCTGGCACCCTCCGTCTCGTCGGCTTCCCGTCGGCATCGGCGACAATCGTCCCGGCCATCATGCGAAAGCTCGCGGTGGAGGCGCCCGAGGTCGCGCTGCAGTACCGCGAGGCCGAGCCCCCCGAGGCGACCGAGATGCTTCGCGACGGCGAGGTCGACTGCGCGCTCATCTTCGACTACGAGGGCGCCGCTGAGCTCCCCGCAGGGTCGGCCTTCTTCCCGTTATGGGAGGAGGAGGTGCAGCTCGTGGTCTCCGAGAGCCGCGCGGCGGAGCTCGTTGGCGCGGGCAGTGCCGACGCGCCCGCGAAGCTCGCCGAGTTCGCCGGTGACCACTGGATCGCCGGCTGCGAAAAATGCCGCGGCCACCTGCTCGCGGCCTCGCGCGACGCCGGCTTCGATCCTGAGATCATCCAGGAGACCGACAACGTGCCAGCGATGCTCGCGATGGCCGCGGCAGGCGGCGCGGTTGCGCTCGTCCCCGGCCTCGCGCTGGCCGCGGCTCGCACGCTTCCGGACGAGGCCGTGCTCGTCGAGCTTGACCCGCAGCGCCATCGCACGATCGGCCTGATCGCGATGGCGACCGCGAACGAGAGCCCGCAGGTGCGCCT